In the genome of Diorhabda carinulata isolate Delta chromosome Y, icDioCari1.1, whole genome shotgun sequence, one region contains:
- the LOC130903085 gene encoding uncharacterized protein LOC130903085, with amino-acid sequence MASKKRQQWDEHDMRQDIENVQDHSMGFKLAAKTFNVPKTTLRRRLAKQDSSKGNLGGRTAIFSKAIEEEIAGYIIDMETRFFGLTSKYLRRMVFEVAEKNKIEHRFNCETKMAGWKWVRGFLKRNPRISLRSPESTSLARAQAFNKPNIQAYFNALSNTLEQYNFPPENIFNMDESGLTTVQKKCQKIYASKGRKQVGALSSAERGQHVTVVCAMNVMGTYIPPALIYPRQRMNDELMNGAPVGSIAFVQEKGWMTSEIFCRWLKHFVKYTKASNNNKVLLLLDGHSSHKSFESLQFAKENGVIVFCFPADCSHHDQPLDVGFFRPLHTYFDQEIQLWLHQNPGKAVTQFKIAGLLNQAYLKSAVTQINKDKKTTNQYSKTETCH; translated from the coding sequence ATGGCATCCAAAAAAAGACAACAGTGGGACGAGCATGATATGCGACAGGATATTGAGAACGTACAAGATCACAGTATGGGCTTTAAGTTGGCTGCAAAGACCTTCAATGTTCCCAAAACAACTTTGCGAAGGCGTTTGGCTAAACAGGACAGTTCCAAGGGTAATTTGGGAGGACGAACCGCAATTTTCTCTAAAGCCATCGAAGAGGAGATTGCaggatatattattgatatggaAACACGTTTTTTTGGTTTAACCTCTAAATATTTGCGGCGGATGGTATTCGAAGTagccgaaaaaaataaaatagagcatCGTTTCAATTGTGAAACAAAAATGGCAGGTTGGAAATGGGTGAGGGGATTCCTGAAGCGCAATCCACGAATTTCTTTGCGTAGTCCAGAAAGTACATCATTAGCTAGAGCCCAGGCTTTTAACAAGCCTAATATTCAAGCCTATTTCAATGCACTATCTAACACTCTGGAGCAGTACAACTTTCCtcccgaaaatatatttaatatggatgagtCAGGTTTGACTACGGTccaaaagaaatgtcaaaaaatttacgcTTCAAAAGGTCGGAAGCAAGTTGGTGCACTCAGCAGTGCAGAGCGTGGGCAGCACGTGACCGTAGTGTGCGCAATGAATGTCATGGGCACTTACATCCCTCCTGCTCTTATTTACCCTCGTCAAAGGATGAACGATGAGCTTATGAACGGTGCTCCCGTTGGTAGCATAGCTTTCGTTCAAGAAAAAGGTTGGATGaccagtgaaattttttgtagatggcTAAAGCATTTCGTGAAGTATACGAAAGCATCTAATAACAATAAGGTTCTTTTGCTCCTAGATGGGCACAGTAGCCATAAGAGTTTCGAATCTCTTCAGTTTGCAAAAGAAAATGGGGTAATTGTGTTCTGCTTCCCGGCAGATTGTTCACATCACGATCAACCATTGGACGTAGGATTCTTCCGTCCTCTTCATAcgtattttgatcaagaaattcaattatgGCTTCATCAAAACCCGGGGAAGGCAGTGACTCAATTCAAAATAGCAGGTCTTCTCAATCAAGCTTATTTGAAGAGTGCTGTAACACAGATAAACAAAGATAAGAAAACAACAAACCAGTATAGTAAAACGGAAACTTGtcattga